Proteins encoded by one window of Candidatus Eisenbacteria bacterium:
- a CDS encoding acetoacetate decarboxylase family protein, translated as MLFGTADVGALAADAPVMERLDTEALVLPAAWVLQVTYEMPAAAREVLLPPALHPTDPPLVSWTFLRCALGPLGAFAVAQLRVECRSGLRPRGFLVAAVIDSEDAGRTLASRWGYRARPGEVRLARQYDAVTGTVRVGERTILEVALRDPDPLGAHDIQYTASMHLARTPRGPRLVQVDPTFAVERAERGRPHLVAFDAAAWGDARIAPAHPVSASIAVADVTLPKLRYLCRPDVWAFEGTESV; from the coding sequence GTGCTCTTCGGGACGGCCGATGTCGGCGCGCTCGCCGCGGACGCACCGGTGATGGAGCGTCTCGACACGGAAGCGCTCGTCCTCCCGGCCGCGTGGGTGCTGCAGGTGACGTACGAGATGCCGGCGGCGGCACGCGAGGTCCTCCTCCCGCCGGCGCTCCACCCGACCGATCCGCCGCTCGTGTCGTGGACGTTCCTGCGCTGCGCGTTGGGTCCGCTCGGCGCGTTCGCCGTCGCGCAGCTCCGGGTCGAATGCCGGAGCGGCCTGCGGCCACGCGGCTTCCTGGTCGCCGCCGTGATCGACTCCGAGGACGCCGGCCGCACGCTCGCGTCGCGCTGGGGCTACCGCGCGCGGCCCGGCGAGGTGCGGCTCGCGCGCCAGTACGACGCCGTCACGGGAACGGTGCGAGTCGGCGAGCGGACCATACTCGAGGTCGCGCTCCGCGATCCCGACCCGCTCGGCGCGCACGACATCCAGTACACGGCGAGCATGCACCTGGCGCGGACGCCGCGCGGCCCGCGGCTCGTGCAGGTCGATCCGACGTTCGCGGTGGAGCGCGCCGAGCGCGGCCGCCCGCATCTGGTCGCGTTCGACGCCGCCGCGTGGGGCGACGCGCGCATCGCCCCGGCGCACCCGGTCTCCGCGTCGATCGCCGTCGCCGACGTGACGCTGCCGAAGCTCCGCTATCTCTGCCGGCCCGACGTGTGGGCGTTCGAGGGCACGGAGAGCGTGTAG